The Sciurus carolinensis chromosome 5, mSciCar1.2, whole genome shotgun sequence genome segment CACGGTTTGAGCCTCCACTGGCTTTCTAAGCTCAGTGCCCTTGATCTACTATGTCAAATTCCTATAAACCTCAGAGAGTTGTTCACATTTGATAAGAACCCATTCTCTAATTTCTTTAAACCCTCTTAACTTACCCATAAAACTTTGCTCTTTACCATCAGAGATAATCATCTTTAAACTTGGCTAGCCAACCGTGTTGATAAAATAATCTGGCAGAGGCTATTCCACCTAAATTATTTATCTGTAAACTTGACTTCCAGCTGCAGCATATCCCTTCCTGAGGTGTCTGCTTCAGATCAGGTAGTTAAACTCACCCAGCCGCTGCTGGTGCCAAAGGCTACGGATGTAGCGGGTCTGCAGGGCCTCCCACTGGGGCCTGGAGTCATAAATTCTCTGGATGCTGTAAAAGTAGCGCTGTTGCCCTCGGGTCAGGTCCTGCCAGAGCATAGCAGGTAATTCTGATGAGTCTCTACAGAATTGAAAGTATCATGCATTCAAAGCTAACTTCCCCAGGAATAAGAAACTTTTCTTGCTAaacataacatatatattttttaataaacaacaATTGGAAAAGAATAATTGGGTCATTTCCCGCCTTAGTTTGCTTATACAATCTTCTACTAGTCTGTGTGATGAGGAAAATGGGAAGTTAACGACTCCAGGTAAGTAGGTCATGATATTTTGCTGAAGGAGATCTAAGGATTCCCATACTCTTAGGATCTGATTGATCCTTATTGAGGAAAGTAGGTTGTGAGAATCTACACAGAGCTTAAAGTATGCCAGGCTTCAGGGTGAGTGAAACTTTCAGTGTAAAGTTCCGAGTAAGCAAGGGTGATAGACAGATGAATAGATGGGTAATGTGGCAAGAGGTCAACATCTGTAATAAAAAGGCGCTATGAAAACAGAGGCGAGCAAACTGCCTGTGGCAGTCATACTCAGCTTTTTAAATGAGATGACCAGAGTCTTAAGGGCGAGAAGGAGTCTCTGAAGGGCTAGAATATTGGTTCTCAGAGGGCATGGGTAACCTGTGCATCCCTTAGACATTCAAatcctcagggctggggatatatctcagtgatagggcacttgCCTACCAACCCAGATGTGTGTTCCTAGCACatctggaaaaaacaaaagcacattCTCAGGCCCCAACCTGCTGAATCAGAGACTCTATGGCTGAGGCCCAGCACTCTGTTTTTACACACCCTCTGGGTGATTCTCATTCATAcatgctaaagtttgagaaccgctaaaatttgaaaaccattgtactaaaaggaaaagaaaggctaGTTAAAAGACAGAGGGAGAAAGTGGTGGAAATTCTCCCATGGGGCATGAAATATCTGGATATGTAGGGaaccagaatttttttaagtttaaagagAGCATAGAGTCTGATGTCAAAAATGCTGTAGAATTATGCAGGGGAAGATGATGGAAGAATTTTATCCTATGTTAGGCTTAAAGGTTAGCTTTCATGAGAAGCCATTACAATTCTTTGAGGCTGTAATACTCAACAGGGATGATTTTGACTCCAAACAGACAGTTGGAGAAATTTTTGATCATCTCAGTGTGTGAGGGTGTGAAGGGAAGGTGCTACTGGCATTAGTGCGTAGAGGCCAGGCAAGCTGCTCAGCATCCTGCAAAGCATAGGCAGCCCCGCTTCTTTGCCAAAACGAATTATTCAACCCAAAATGTCATCCTTTACACTGACCagattttcactttaaaaagatCACTTTAGTGATGTACCTAACAGaccttaaatgcatattttatttcatactaAGCATTTTGCCTACATCAACCCAAGTTATAACAATCTTATGAGGTGGTCAATTTATTGTACTCATTttataggtggggaaactgagaccgTGACATCAGTATCCtagaaaaatcaagataaaataaacTCACCCTaggtgaaaaaaattcaaagcaatgaTAGAATGATAGTTTTAAAAACCAGTTGATTACCAGGTAAtttacacacacacgcatacatatatataatatatataactaCATAATGAAATCtacttatatacatatgtacatgtatacatatgtacatgtatatatatttatataaaagtagGGTAAGAGGACTTTTACCTGTTGCAAATTTTGTGTGGAGCTGAAATTCATAAGGcagtttttaaatcaaatttaatttttttgaggtctAGAGGCCTTAAACgtgatattgaaaataaacccAGAGTAAAAGTAGCAAAGCCAAGTGCCTCATTTCAGTCTTACAGTTTCtgaattagatattttaaaagataacatatttgaggaagagaaaggatTCCATTCCTGCATAACTAATTAAGCCTTTCAAATGATTGAGAACAAGTTGATATGAGAATTGCAAGTCAATTTCAAAGCTCCAAAGTACAATGGGAATTTTCATTATATGAGAAAATCTTTAAAgttacagttttattttacaaagaaaaagaaagcctaCTTCTTTTCCTTAGTAAAATCCAAACATCCTAAACTCAGAAGTAATGTacctaatatttttattattattttaaatgtattttaatttaaattaaatttgaataaattttaaatagaattaaaattaaatgtaatttaaaataattaaaacatttataatgaGAGGTTAACATTCCTAACATTTTAACCTGTTGCCTATCCTTCCTTGAAGGGATGGAGAGAATGGCTATAACAACTTTGATCATAGGGCGCTGAGGACTCGCTAACAGGAAGTCACCATGTTGTCAATCAGTGAGTTTCCCACCACTGGTGGGGATCAGCCATGAAGAGGTTACGGTATActagaatgttatggtttggatgtgaattgtcccccaaaagttcacatgtgggtcaatgcaggaaggttcagaggagaagtgattgggttctaagagtcttaccccaaacagtgaattaatccctgggggaattaattgaagtgatagagtgtggttggaggagattggAACTGGGCGTGgttttggtgtatatattttatatctgaagagtggagactttctctctctctgcttcatgatcactgtgatgtgagctgcttccctctcccgccatgatgtgcagcctcacctcaagcccagaggcATGGAGTGGGCcttctctgaaaccctgagccctcaaacaaacccttcctcctccataattgtgctggtcagatcatctggtcacagcagcgaaataacTAAAACACAGAGCTCCTGCAATTGCACAGGTTTAAGGTTAGGTCACAGGCGTGCTCCTTCTTCACTCAGACGCCTTTGTCGCTCTTACGTTGGGTCAAACATTCTTCTTAAGACTGGATAAACAGATCTTAGAAAAAAGTTCTACATCCTCCAAGAGAGATAGACACAATCTTTCCATCTGTGAATATACTGTTGTACCTTCAGTAATGAAGAATCAGAAGCAGAGGGAGGGACTCGAATGCAAGGAATTTGTGCAACATCCCGAGATTTttgtgatcttttccttttttctctcatttcttgttCTGTTGCTCCAAGGAAAAACAAAGCACAGCATAAAATTTCACTTGGTGCAACCAATTTTGGGGATGTACCtaagtaaataagtaagtaaataaatgttattttttcccagaAATAAGAGCATTTTCTCAGGTTTCCAAGTAACTGGACCTCACCAGGCTACTTAGTTCTCCATCTTGTCCTATTTTCACTCCTCATCCTGTAAGGCACAATTCCGAGCTTGGAACAGGTGGCTTGTAGAGCTGTACCATGTCTACAGTAGTTATTTCTAgacattttaacataattttatcatcttatCTGATTCTGAAAGCAATATatatcattttggaaaatttgaaaaaatttttaaatgagaaaagaaattaagatttcCTATAGCTAACTGTTTTGGTATttggtttccttttatttatttttttcatgtacattGTTTAATTTTAGAAAGAGGTGTTACAATATCTATGTGTTGTGAACCTTCCCTGGTCTGAAATATTccttaaaatatgattttgagTAGCAGTTTAGTGTATCATTACATCATTCTCCACTGCTTGCACATTTAGAGCTGCAATTTTATAGCACTGTTACtataaaataaactattaaacTTAGTCATGTTTCTTTCCACTTGCCTGACAAAGATACAGAATGAAGGAGTTGTGCCTGTTATAAGTCTCCTTTCCACATGATTTAGGGTCTTGAATCTGAAGtttatataataacaaaaaattaatctGGGAAAAAGTAGACATACTGGAATAGAGTTTCCAAGGCAAAGTATAGAAATGCTAAGCATTTTTCTCTTTGCACATTCCTTTGCACTTATTAGAAGTACAAACTACAGGATGACAGAAAGTAAGAACACAACAAATCAAACAGAGTAACACATGCTCTGAgggtattatattattattaatacttgTATGACAATACCTGTATGACAGACTAACTGAAGAAGCCTAATAGGTATCAGGTGGCCTTTAGAACTGGACAGATTTGAGTTTCTTCCCTTCTGTCATCCCCTGTCccttcatcatcttttttttggtttgtggggcagggcagaggagggacCAGGgcttgaactcgggggcactggaccactgagccacaacttcagccctattttgtattttacttagagaggggtctcactgagtagttATTGCTTAGTGTcttggttttgctgaggctggctttgaacttgtgatcctcctgcctcagcctcctgagccactggattacaggcatgtgccactgcacccagctcctcaTCTCCTTGATGGAGGTTATAATGGTCATCTCATTAGTTGCTTCACTGAGATCACATATATAGAATGATTTCACTTTATATCAGTTTCTTCTCTTTATGTCTTCTCTTAGTGAATGCTTGTGTGCACACATACagctgtacacacacacatacacacacacacacacacacacacacacacacacatctttttaaaatgggtGAAGATTCTGATCAGTCTGAGTTCCCAGATCTTAAAGCTCAGATCTTGCAGAAGAGAACTTAGAGAAAGATCCATCAGCATATCTGTGTGTATTATTTCCATgatataaacttaaaaattaaactataaatatCTTACTTAATACTACTTTCCTTCGATAAGCAGTCCAGAAACCATACTAGTCAAGATACActctattaatattttctgtGATTGAAACCTATGCTCTAACCTGCACTCAAATCATCTCAATATCTCTCCTCCCATTTTCAAGCTCTACAAAGCAAAGAATAAATATCTTCAAAGCGGGAAAGATTTCTTCTGTTCTCAAATAGCATAAGGACATGACTGATGATCTTTCTTGTGACTACAGTTCACGCATGGTTTTCTTGGTCTATTGCTGAAGAAATCTACATTACCTTCTCTACTCAAGGGGTCTATGCCTGATAAAGTTTGATTAAAATACCTGGGGaattcagggaggaaaaaaaatctacagaataATTTAAATCTGAAACAAAATTATAGATTTGTTTAAAAGTAACCTACCTTGTGTTGTAGTTCTTCCCGCTTTTTAGAAGCTCAAATTTTCTTGCAAGTTTCCCTATTCATAAAGTGATGGTGGAAATTCAGTCTGTTGATAAACTGATATCCAAGCAACGTCATGTGATGAAATAAAGAACTGGGAAAGCTTGGCTACATGCCTTTCCCTGCTTCTGGATGACATTTAAATAtgcagttaaaatttttttcttccaagttttgTGTCTAATTTAGGGTCAACTTCAAAATCTACAATATCTGTATTATATGCCAACAGGGGACGGAATGTGTGTGGACACAGATGCTTAGTATTAAAGGTCAAGGATTCTATCAGTGCCACAGGCCATTTCATGAGTAGTTTCTGAATTTAGGGTCAGTAACCCCCATTTCCATTACTCAGACTGATGAAGGAATAGCTCCTAAATGTAGAAGTACGTGCATAAATTTGACTGTGGAAACCTATGGAATTATCCATAGTTTAGATACAATGCTCCTTTTTCATTTTGGGTGGGGGACAGTGGGTAAGAGATTCTCTGTATTTGATCTTGGTTAGAAGCTACATATGATGATAATGAACCTGTGGCACAAGACATTACCCACATTGACCTTGACTTTTTCCTCTGTAATAGCATTATTACTACagacttcctttctttcttaagaATTCTCCTTCTGAATACCACCTTATCTGCAAAGAAGAAAAGTTCCTagaggaaacagaagcagaaacCCCAAAGGAAAACGATGAATTCAAAATTCTTAGGAgtctgaaggggaaaaaaaaaaacaacacagagAGATAACAGTGGTGAATCATatgccttaaagaagaaagagctCAACAAACCCAAAGGTTTGCAGTGTTTCTCAATAATTTGAATGCAGACCTTTTGGGAAATAAACATAGCACAGACAAGAGTCTATAACTGCCAGCGAATAACAAAAAACTTCAAACTGGACTCAAGAGGTTCCAGGTTTATCTCTACCAAGAGATAAAGAAGAGTTGTAGGCAGAATTGACATTATTAATGGAATGTTCCTTGAATGCTTTTCAAGGTACACCTCATCAGCTGATGTTGCACACATGCTGATTTATAACCACATTTTTTAGTTTCTGCCCATTCAGGAAAACAGCAACAAATCTAGGGGTTTGGTAAGCAGGCATTTATTATAGTATTATAGGTAATCCATTATAGAAATATTGGAATTGACTATaggtataaaatgaggaaattagGTTGCCCAAGGATTGGTTATTACACTAAACTACTATCTAGAGAGATGGaagaccccccaaaaaagtttttCCCAGAGTCCATGAACCTGCATTCACCAGATATCCTGACTTCTATGTACTTTCCAAACAGCTGTTTTTAGAGTTACTGTCACCACTGTTCCTGTCTTTGCTGCTGTTGTCACTGATGTGGCTTCTGCTTCTGCACCTAACACAGATGCAAgcagaagcattaaaaaaaagtcttctttcTTCCAACTGTCCACCTTCTGTCTCCCATTGAATGCCAATAGGCAAGAGGTTCTGGAAAGTGCACTTTGCAGTCACCTACTACCATGGTGAAGAGCAGGAGGTAGAAGGATAAGCACGAAAAAGAGATAATGGACACTGTCTAACACATCCACAAAAATTTAAGTAGTACCTCTGGGATTTCTGAAGTCAGACAGGAGGCTAAGGGACTTGGAAATATGGTCAATGTTTGTCTATATCACTAAAGGTGggaattttataagaaaaaatgaaataacagacTAGCTATATAGGTAGTATCCAAAGAATGAGACATAAAGTTTTTAGACAATAACTTAAGATTTAGGAATGAGGAAACCATGTATAGCTCCATTTTTAGACAGAAACAACACAAACACAAAGACTGTTCTTGACATTTCAAAAGGGATTAAAActgacaataacaacaaaaacaaaatcaacacaaACCTCCAAATCTAATTATTATCAAGATAACCAGTAGAGCCGGGCActgtggtccacacctgtaatcccagcagctcaggaggctgagacaagaggatcatgagttcaaagccagcctcagcaacttagtgaggcactaagcaactcagtgagaccctgtctctaaggaaaatattacaaagggctggggatgtggtttagtggttaagcacccctgcatttaatcctcagtaccagaaagaaaaaaaaaaaaaaaaaaaaaaaacagtacaaagGCTATGTTAACCCAAAACTCCTGAGGCagaaatcttgaaataaaaaggttTACTGAGTTATTACAGATGCTAGTCAGAAAGAAAGGACCAATTCTGGGATGAGTTCCTACAGCCTCCAGGAACAAACCTAGGTAGCAGTTGAATAAAATGTCTACTGGATCTAAAAAGTCAGagtgttttttaatgaaaatttgagGAAGGTAGGCAGATGTTGTTTATGTCAAAGCTACATTGGCTATAGATGACATGGGTGGGATTACAGGAAGCAAGGAAAGCTTTGGGATAGGAGAAGCAAATGTTGCCTCAGATTGGCTGGCACTACATGCAGGACACAGTGGCTCCTACTGGGTCATGATAGATTCTGAATTAAGGCTTCATCACATGTATGAGAATATGAAAtggttttttgttcattttggccTGTTGCTTTTTATTAACTAACCTCTTCCAtctgtccttccttccatcctctgGTCTTTTGTAAGTAAATTGAGAGTATCTCAGAACTTTTATCAGATGCATACTTTTCCATGGTTCAAACATTGGTATGGCAATGTGACAtagttatagtttagatatgaagtgtcccccaaaagttcatatgtgagacaatgcaagaaaattcagaggtaaagtgattggccttaacctaatcagtgtgttaatccacttgaatgaattaactgagtggtaactataggcaagtaggttgtggctggaggaagtaggtccctgggggtgtgcctttgggggtatatattttgtcactgGTGAGTCTCCCTGCACCCTGATTGTGATgtactgagctgctttcctctgccacgtcCTTCTgtcctgatgttctgccttaccttggacccagaacaatggagtaggctatctatggactaagactgcTAAAACCATAAGcaccaaattaacttttcctcctctaaaattggtcttgtcaggtcttttggtcacagttgactaaaacagacataATGTCCAAAGTATTGGTATGCCTCCATACCAATGCTTGGAACATGGGTAAAATGTATTTTCCAGAAAGAGCAGGGCAAATGAGACTTCAAGAGCAATACCAAGTGAGGAAGAAAGACTCATGGTTGGAATCCAAGATGAGGTTTAACCCTAATTCATAAAACCCAGGCatttagaataaaaagcagaatgtCTTTATATATCATAGAGATAAGTGATTCCCTGAAAAACAGTGATATTTAGTTTCTACCTAATCAGGAAAACAGTAACAAATCTAGGTGTTTGGTAAGCAGGGCATTTAATATAGGCAATTCATTATAGAAATATTGGAATTGGCTATGGGAGTAAAGTGAGGAAGTTTAGATTATCCAGGAACTGGCTATTACACTGAACTACTGTTATACCTAGAGCtggaatacaagaaataaaatggctTTTCCCAGAGCTCATGAACCTACACTCAAGAATGTGAACGCAGAGTATTTTATAATACATGTCCTTCTGCCCCAACATCTTCTCCAGAATCCTCTCAGCTGCATAAGTCTACCTGGGGATAATTACCAGGCACAAACATTTCCCCTTGGCTACCCTGAGCACCTAAGTTCTCAGAGGGCCATAATAAAGTGTAGGAAGGTCCCATTTTCATTCTGCACCACTGTTTTTCTCCTACACTCCACTCAGAGTCTAACAGGGTCTCTGTTGGACTCTGCAGTATTATCCCTTGAGCTCAATTTTGTTTGGCAGAGGCAGAAGGGTAGATTATTCCTCTATTatcttgtttggtttttttcctgacttcttcATAGAAAATTATTCTTCCaggatctcaaaaaaaaaaaaaaaaaaaaaaaaaaaaaaaagctttcacaCATACCATCTTCATAGGGGTCATTGGGCctccaaaaatgaaaatgtatttgtaCTCTAAGATTCACTTTTTTGGACAATAAGAACAACGTTTAGTGAATGATAACTACTTTAGAAACAGAAGTGATTATCAGCAAAAGAAAAGCTGATTGTGGTCAAACATGTGCTAAGGAGTtcgagaaaataaatttcaaaaagttcaaaaaaaatctaaagtggAATATAACTCAAGAAGTGAAATGtctagaaatttaattttgaccCTGTAATCTCAAATAAactcaaaggaagaaagaggtaAGATAGTCAAAGAAACTGGAATAGTTGCACTGGGAACTTTCAGATAATTCTAAACTTGAAGCCAggttattaaaaaatattataagacttcaacaaaacatatttttcattagGGACTAGCAGTGCTTCTCCAAAAACAAATTCTATGGCATGACTATTAAGTGGTAGAGCTAGGACTCAAATCCATGGCTGCCTGAAATAGAAGATTTCTCCTTATGATCTCTGGAACTAAGAAGAAATTCAAGCAACATATACCATATTATAACAGAAAAGTCCCTCCTATTGTTACCAAGTCCTAGTCCAGGGTCCCAACTCTGGGGGTCCCAACAAACCAAGTCTGGCCTCTTacccaaaaaatcaaatgcaaaaagtAATGgcaaaaagcaggaaaggaactttaatcaatATGGTTATTTTGGGAGAAGGAGTGAGAGCAAGTCTCAGCCCTGTCTTGAATGTGACTTTGGGCTTaaacagaggaaaaaatgttAGAGGGGGCAAGAGCTATGCATGATTAAACAGTTTTGGTCAAAGTGATCTTGTTGATCATTAATTATCTCAGCTCTAGTCACACAGTCTTATCACTGTCAAGGAAATTGCTGCCACCCAGAGGCCAGTCTTCATTTGCTTCACAAATCAGGTCTGTGATCCTGGAAGGGGGCAATTTGGTTCCATGAGATGATTGCTTCTGATTAAGGGGGCAAACTTACCAGGGGTGATAAGATTGCCTGCAAGTTTCCACTGTTCCTTGGAAGGTATAGGGCAATGATTGGCAATTTCTAGTTGCCACTCTAGGTGTGTGATGTAGGATGTTGTAAAAGTGGGCAGCTGAAAGCCCCTACAAATCTTGAAATACCTTAGCTACTCTTATCTTGATTATAAGAGTAAGAAGATAGGTTAGGTCAATTTAGGGCTAATAAACCTTGTATTAGCATGCTTATCTGTAGAGCTAAGAAAGAATCTGACccaaagtttaaggtaataaaTTAGACATccacaaaatgaagacagaaatgcCAAGatttatcctgcttttagttacccattggGTGTTTCCAGccccaagtgaagagtcagtgctTTTTAGCAAAGGTAGCCCACAGTGAGTCCCTGTTATACTATATAGCCATTACCTGAAGACAAAATTCatgaatcttgattttttttttttttgtccttgcaTATATTCTGTTCCCAGCTGGAATAGTGCTTGGTTGAATAAGAGGGGTTTAAGTTTCATAAAGGCTTAAAATCATTGTGTTAATAAGCTtctcattactgtgaccaaaatacctgaaaggaacaacttagaggaggaaaagtttattttggctcatggaatCAGAGGTTTGTCCaaagatggctgactccattgctctgggcccaagataaggcagaGCACAATGGTGGAATGGTGTGGTAGAGAAGCTCTGttccattcatggcagccaggaagcagagagaaaaggaggagggaagggaaatgagACCACAGGGAAATGAACCCTTCAAGGCACACCCTCCCCCACCAGTGACTCACCTCTTCCAGCAGTGTCCACCTGGCTACAGTTAGCACCTAGTTAGTTcactcaaactaggatggactgattaggttacagctctcataatctatcatttcacctctgagtattTCTACATTAACACAGGGAATTTTGGAGGTgtatacctcatatccaaaccataactatCATAATTATGGAGCAGGATATTAATCTTATTATGTCAAGTCATTGATCTAATAAAGCCCTTGGGAAGTCTTCCTGCAAAAAGGTGCTATCATCAGCTTTCAAACCCACCTAGTCACGACATCCTAATTCATGATGCACATGAAGGTGAAATTTAGGTCCTTGTCCATgagaacatacatatatatatatatatgtataattatgtatatatatatgtatgtatgtatatatatatatatatatattgctttttgAAAGCTTATTGGTAAGAATACCATCTTATACTCTACAGTGGATCATGTTACAACCTTacaaacatttttacaaaatgaatattGACAGTTGTGTATTCAGACAatctcatttctttgtgatgttGTTGTGTTGTTAATAGGAGTAGGGTTCTGGGACTTCTAGATATTATAGACCTAGTGTTTCTGTACTTGACAAGGTGCCTGGTAAAGTCCTTATggatagagaaataaaattggaaCTTATTTAAATGTATGATAAAAGTGTTAAGGAAAAGATCAATGACAACAGATTTTTTGGATATACTCTGATCTATTCTACAGTTTTTCAAAAATCTGAATGAAAACATGGTAAGCAACTTATGGAGTTTTCAGATGACCAGACATCTAGGTGAAATGGAAAATATGGTGAGAGACTGAATCAGGATACAAAAATACCTGGACAGGTTAC includes the following:
- the Fam216b gene encoding protein FAM216B, yielding MREKRKRSQKSRDVAQIPCIRVPPSASDSSLLKDLTRGQQRYFYSIQRIYDSRPQWEALQTRYIRSLWHQQRLGYITQREALSYAAVLRDSTKRASVKEAPQRTIPRKSTAMTRKVLSARPQLVVLPRIQSTGR